The sequence TCTCTTCTGTTTCTCTGAGTTGTGTGATTGCGTGTTTAATGGAGGAGAGCGATCTTCCATTGTCAACACTTGTGGATGAAATTTTTGAGAGAGTTAAGGGCAGGACTGGAAATGGGGAGAATCTTACTAGGGCTAGTGTGAAGAGTAGTGTGCTTATGATTGGGCAGAGATTATGTTATGGTGTGGCTAGTGCAGATGCGGATATTTTGGAGGATAAGGCGGAGCATGCTCTTTGGTTTTGGGAGGTATAAATTTGATGAAATGTGctgattttgtttttgttgtatATTGTATGTAAATTTCATAATATTGTATTTCATTTGAGTTCATTGCTATTTGTATGCATTGTACTTGCTTCCTCATATACTTATGGAGTTTGTCCTTTAGTTTTTGGTGTTGTTTTGCTTGTTGCATCACATTGTATTTTTACTATTTCTAGTTTTGCATTTTATGAGCTACTTTGATGATTATGTTGGTTTCGATTTCCCTCCTTGTAAGTATAGGTTTGTCTCTGTCTTTTAACTTGTTGAATAAACTATACTTGTTGGGATTAAAGGGCAAAATAATTGCTTCTTCTATCATAATCATTCAAGTCATGATTTCCTAACTTTTTTGTATCAATAGAAGGCTGATGCAGTGCATCATTTATTAACTCTTACATGCTTAGCTGCTTGTTTGTTAGCTCGGTGTTTGGGTTAGTTGCTCCATCTGACTTGGGATACTGTGTTGGAGATAAATGTTGCTCCCTGTCTCCTAAACAACCCTTTTGAATTGCAGAGGTTTTgctaattttaataataaacatTAATCTCGTGTACCGTTTAGTTATTTGCTATTCTATCTGCACTTCCGTCTTGCTTCTAGCATTATGTTCCTCGTTTGGCTTTGATATGGATGGTTTATACTTATTGCATGTCTTGTTCTATTGCAGACTAGAGACTTGAAGCTGATCCCAAAATCAGAACGTGTATCTGTGAAAGTTCGCCGCACTTGCCGGAGAAAGATTCAGGAGAGAATTACAGCTGTTATAGGTAAAGTTTAtgttattatatgtatatttggTACTTAGTTCTTACCCTTGTGATGGTTTTTGAAATGTCGGGGTGTAACTGAAATTTGTGATGCATGCTGGTGCTAGATTCTTGCATGGTTTAATTCTTTAATGATTTAATCAgattcatttttattatattgGATACTTGTTGTTGACTGGCTAGCTGTGGCTGGTGGGCTCATTCTTTACTTGTTTAGCAGTTGTGTTGTTCTTTCACTGGATTAACTTGTGCAGCCATTTTAGATGGGTCCTTTTGTACTACGCATTTTAGTAGGTCTCTTTGGGGTTTGCTGATTACAGCTTATTTGATCTTTGTCAGCAATGATTAGTGCCCTTGAAAAGTCAGAGGACAATCCTAGTTACATGCAAGATTTGGCAAAAGCTTCGGAAAAGATTGGTAAAGTTCTAAATGAGGCAGATATCCGGTTGTTAATGGAGAACATGTCACAGAAAAATGCTGCTGAAATGTAAGTATTTTTTGGGTGTGCTTTATACTGCTTTATACGTTCAGCTTCCTTTGTACAATGGCCAATGGTCTTATTATAACGTTGACGGTGAAGGGCTGAGAAGGATGTCAAGAAAGGAGAAAAAATGTTGATCAAGCAAATGGAGAAAAACAAGCAAGAAATGGAGAAAgcaaagaagaagagagagagggaactACAGAAGGAAATGTTGCAGAATGTATGTATTATTGCAATTACTTTTGCTGTTTAGCTTTGATTGTTCTTGGCCTGGTCTTGTATTTAAAATTGATTGGTTTTGCAGACACTAAGTAGCTTGTTGTAACAAGAAACAAGTAGGCCATAAGATCATCCGTTGTAGTATATGCATTTTGAAAATCATTGCATGAATTAATGAATTACTTATGGCATCTTTAGTTTATTTCTTATAAATCTATTTCTGAATTGAACTCATCCTTGCAGGAAAAAGAGCAGAAACGCTTACGTGAAGAGGCAGAGAAGGAGGAAAGACGCcgagagaaagaagaatctGACATGCAGAAACAGCTGAGAAGGCAGCAAGAGGAGGCAGAGAAAGATCAGAAACGCAAGGCCAAGGAAGAAGCTGAATTAAAAAAGCAACTTGCTCTCCAGAAACAAGCATCATTGATGGAGCAGTTTTTTAAGAGAAAGAAATCTACTACTTCTCAAAATGACAGTTCTTCAAACAAAGCATCCACATCTGCACCATCTCCTGCTTTGGTTGAACGAGAATCTGAAACAGTTACTGCAAATATGGACTCCGTTTTGGTTGGAAATGCTGGAATTGAGGCGGAAGCTATTTGGAAGTAGGGTCCTTTCCTTTTCCACCACATATTGTTTCAATCTATCAACTACAAGTCTAAATCACTATGTCATATTGCGTTTTATTGCAGATCACACTTGAACTCATGGCGCTGCATTGGAAATTCTATTCGTTCAAAGAAAGTTCACTGGGGCATTCGTCAAAAGCCTAAGACTGAGCTGGTCAAGGAACTTAAGCTTACTACTAACGCTGAAATACCTAGTGATGAGGTCCAAGTTGAAGAGAAGAATGTGGAGGGATTGATTGACTCCAATATCGATGGAAGACAGTCTCAGACCAGCACAGACAGGCCTCTTTCTCAATGCCAAAATAGAAAACGCAGTAGGCAGCTGTTGCAGTTTGATAAGAGCCATAGACCTGCATTTTATGGTGTTTGGCCCAGAAAAAGGTAAATTATTACCtgatattatattatttcaCTTTAAGCCAATATCATTGAAGCCAATTACTACTTGCCACTTTAATTTATCTATTACGTGTACAGGCTACAAATATTTTCCATCTGATTGTAAGTTTTATGTTTCTCCAGTCAAGCTATTAAGGGACGCTGCCCTTTGGTGAAGGATCCTGATATAGACTATGAGATTGACAGCGATGAAGAGTGGGAAGAGGTATACTAGCTAATAGCTATTGTAGTACAAGTGTTCTCATTAAGATTTTCTCATCTGAAATTTGATTGAGCAGGAAGAACCCGGTGAAAGCCTCTCGGATTGTGAGAAGGATGAGGAGGATGAAACTATGGAGGAGCAGCAAAaggttgatgatgaagatgaaagTGAAGATGGATTTTTTGTTCCTGATGGTTATCTCTCGGAAAGTGAGGTGAGCTACAATTTCTGATcgcctaattttattttagtttatgtaTTATTTCCATATCCATGTCTTCCATTAAAAAGAATATTACTTGGAAATTACAGAAAAGTGGGGGATTTGAGCTTTGCTTGCtccatcttttcttttttcatggaGACATAGTTAAGCTTATCATATTTGTGGGTTgcagggtgtacaggttgatgagaTGGAATCTGATGAACTAGTCGAGGTTGTGAGTAATCAACCCGACACCAAGGAGCAAGTACAGAGTGAAGAATTTTGTTCCTTGCTCCGACAGCAGAAGTATTTGAATAATATGACAGAGCACGCGCTTAGAAAGAATCAGCCCCTGATCATATTGAATCTTATGCATGAAAAGACCACATTGTCACCAGCTGAAGAGCTGTCTGGTTCAGAGAAAGTTGAAAAAATGTGCTTACAAGCTCTTTGTATCCGTCTTTTGCCTGATTTCCCAGCAACAGAAATATCGATTCATAACAATGAGGTAGATGATGATTTAGAAGCTTTATCAAACAAATCAAATTCAACACCTCCTccaactgctgctgctgctataCCTGATTCAGACTTGCCTCAGATTgtaagtttttttattttatgctcATCACTTTGTCAAACATAGTACTGCAGAATCTTCTAGCCTTATACATGTACAGCTACTATAAATAACATTGACTTATATTTTACAGATTTCCATCATCAATTCATGTCCACATGGCATTGCAAAGATCTCAGACTCTCTGCAGAATACGTTCCCGGCTTTCTCAAAGTCTCAGTTAAGAAGCAAAGTCCGTGAAATATCAGAGTTCTCAGAAAATCGTTGGCAGGTCATTACCCTCATATTCTGCAACTTTTTCTACAGTTTTCATGATAATTCAGTTTTGCGATTACACAAGTATTTACTAGATCTTAAGCTCTAATATGTTTAATACGACGACAATTCAGGTCAAGAAAGAAATCATGAGCAAGTTTGGCCTCTCTGTATCACCAGGTATCGTGTAATTTACCTCCATCACTTAGCAACTAAAGTCCATGCATTCATTTACAAGAAAACATGCTCTTTGTATATGCAGAAAGGAAGCCTCTCAAGGCAAAGAGCATAGCTTCATTCTTCTCCAAGAGATGCTTACCTCCAGCCAAGGATACAAATATGAATTTGAACCAAACGTCGCCTCAGCCGCCCCAAAAGCATGCAACCATTGTCTCCCCACATGAGGATTGCTTGAACGAGCAACGATGAATGGTGGGAATGTTTCTTTCTTCTGTTTCTTGGTCATTGTATGTGTAAATGAACTAGTGATCATCTTCCTATGTGTTTGATGGCAGATTGTGTTTCAGGAAAGTGAAAACTGTGCTAGAGATTGTGTAGGTATGCATAGGGAGAGTTGGAGAAGGGTAGTAAGTGAATTGAGTCGAGTAtaataatgatatatatattttaaatatttatggaGCATAGAAATTGTATCTGTTTCTTCAATTGATACAATGAAAGTTGAAGGAGCTCTGATTTGAATTTTTGGACAgtttatgatgttaattttctTGTTCATTTTGTTTAAGCGTTTGAGATCTTGTTGATAATAGAAGGTAGTTTGTAATGAAACATGTGAGGTGTGAACATGTTGCATATCTCTCATGCATTTGTTATAACTTATACTTATATGTCAATAATAACAATGTATCTTtgcataaataaaattattcaatcaCCTTTGTTTTCTAGTAAGAGGTATAAACTAAAACGATCAAGGAATTTTctacaattatttatttattatgattttatcaaGGATATGAGGGAATATTTTACAATTCGGTTGTTGTCCCCTCTTTTCTTGCGCACATTTTTTGTGAAATTTGTTGGGAAACAACATGCACAATTAATCAAGAAAGtaataaaaacacataaaaattGATTATCCTATATGTATTTATGAGATTATGTATGGGGCAATGTCAAGCTAAAGGTTTTACAttataatagtatttttttaaatcatcaCGATTAGGCTCTTGTATTCAATACTTTTAACCTTTGTActtcaacaaaattaaaaaaaattaagtagtAATTCTTCTGGCCACGAAAAATTGACgcaattttctttttgattcgtccacgaaaaatttgtcactttcatttataatagTATGATTCACAAAACTCCACTCATATTTAAAGTGAAATCCTTCTTCACTAACAGCTCtattaacattttattaaaatttatgccGTCTAGaatgtgataatttttttacgGACTgatgaaatattatttaatttgtggATTTTATAAGATTTTCCTTGTCCAACATGCTTAAAAATAAAGATCGCCTCTTAAAATCAATCAGCTCGTGCATAATTCCAATGCTTACgctctaaaataaaaatattggaAGTCACACCTAATTTTAGATTTTGTGAAACACTACTAAATATATTCGTACAgtgatataaataataaataaaataaattaaatagcaGTGGAAGTCTGAAACCAACCATTTGGAGTAGTACAACCAGATCGCTTGACTTAGTTTTCAACATCAGCGGTGGGCGAAGGGTACAACCCCCACAAAGCAGGCGCCGCGCATCAGGTAGTTGTACCTTGGCGAGGAACACTGCCAATTTAGCTCCAACATAGGAAGCATCGCCCTCCACGAGTGGTCGGTGGCAACTGGCAAATTTATTGAGCTACGCAAGTTTTTCTTTAATTGGATTTTctcgcccctctctctctctctctacacatcactctctctctctctctctctctctccgtttCAATCTGCTTACACTTCTTCCGAGCTCCGAAATTCTGAATAAAACCCCTTCAATCAGTGCCTCAAATCTAGAGAGATTCTGCCGGAGTATAGCTGAAGATGGCGCTGAAACTATGCATTGCTCCGAGCAAGATGCCTTCGTTTCCCGGTTTTCAGCTCAGATCTCACAGGGTTTCCATGGCTTCAACTATCCATTCCCCGTCAGTGTAAATTTTCCTAATTTGTATTATGCATTTCATTGTGTGAGATCAAGACATTCATGTGATATTTTGTTTATATTCTTCATTTTTAATTGATCTGGATTTGTGGCACTGTGAAGGAATTGCATGGTGACAAATTATCATCGATTGTTCTGTTTTTTTCAGGAATCTTAATTCCTCTTTTTCTCGTTCTGCAATTTCCGTTATTTTTGGGGTGAAGACATTCATTTTTCAGTTGTTGAGTTTGTAGTATGAGCTTCTCATTTTCTTCATAAAACGGATACGATTTGATGCGGCAGAGTTATCCTAATTGAGTCCTGCCATTAAGATTCATCCTAATTTAGCTGGTTTATCTCCTAATTTAGCTGGTTTATCTCGTTCTTCTTGGTTGCTTCACGcatacttttctctctctctcttggagGAAGGCGGTTGATATTTTGCATTATTTAATTCTTGGTGGGGTAGGGTGGGGTAGAAGGTGGGGTGGGGGTCGAGTTGATCTTTTGTTGTTTTGCATGCTTGATCTTGTGGTTGTCTTTTTTTGACTTGCCAGCAAATCTTTGATGCTCTTGATTAGATCTTAAGCACggatatattaattttatattagtatataaaAAATTTTCAACTATATCATGCTCAATTGTGTGAAATTTGTCTCTCACTGTTTCTTGGGTTTTTTGAGTTCTAGCTGACAGTGATTTCATTTTTTATGGTGGTTTGGTCGGTGTGGAGATATGTTTATTACAATTCATCTTATAGAACATACTGAGGGGGAAAAGTGTCGTTGTGGACGTCTTCGTTTCACTATCACTAATGCAGGTTACGTGTATAAAACACTATACTTTGTTACATGAAAATGTAATAGAGAAACGGAGTtggaagtgtgtgtgtgtgtgtgtgctgtAGGGGGTCGGGTCCTAGTAAATTTGTTTTCTCGTTTTTGGTATGTCTTGATAATAACTAGGTGGAATAGGTTGATTTAAGAGATGCCTAATTTCTCCCTGCATCTTTATTCTGAACTTAAATGAGTTTGGTTTGAATGATAGATATTCCTTCCTACTAACACTAGTATACCTAAACTCTTGACTTCATTGTTTACTTTATTTCCTTTTATAGTTATGTACAGCCTATTTCCTCATCTTCCCACCAATATCACTCATCATTCAATTTGTTTTACTCGAAAAGGAAACGATTGGTGACTGCGGAGGGTGGGAACTTAATACGCTGAAACATTAGGCATCAAACTGTCCAATTTGCTGTATCAGATTGCTCAATAACTTTGTCATCAACCACTTTTTGTTGGTTTTTATTAGGAGTTTTATACTAGACATGATTACGGAACTTCCTAGATAATCTATAGTTCTATACGTGATGTGTTGGTGTATTCAGTTTATCATTAAACAAAATCCTGATTTTGTGGACATGCAGATTGTATCAATAACTTTGTCATCAACCACTTTTTGTTGGTTTTTATTAGGAGTTTTATACTAGACATGATTACGGAACTTCCTAGATAATCTATAGTTCTATACGTGATGTGTTGGTGTATTCAGTTTATCATTAAACAAAATCCTGATTTTGTGGACATGCAGATTGTATTGCATTGCAAAAGTTTGTTGCCCTCTTGTTGGTGTATTCAGTTTATCATTAAACAAAATCCTGATTTTGTGGACATGCAGATTGTATTGCATTGCAAAAGTTTGTTGCCCTCTTGGTTTACGTTTGTCATTGGACTGCATCCAtgaatttcatgctttgctttTGGTTACCCTGATAGTTTTCATTCGTTGTGCGCAGAGATGCTGGAAAAGCTAAAAAGCCTTTTAGTACCCCTCGGGAGGTTCGTGTTCAAGTCACTCACCCGTTGCCACCAGAGAAGCGCGAGATCTTCAATTCGTTGCAAGATTGGGCTGAAGAAAACATCCTGGTGCTCCTAAAGCCCGTTGAGAAGTGTTGGCAGCCCAATGACTTTCTCCCCGATCCATCTTCAGAAGGCTTTGAAGAGCAGGTCAGAGAGCTTAGGAAACGAACCAAGGAGCTCCCCGATGATTATTTTGTCGTCTTGGTTGGGGATATGATTACGGAGGAAGCTCTTCCGACTTATCAGACTATGCTCAACACTCTAGATGCGGTACGAGACGAGACAGGTGCCAGCCTCACTCCTTGGGCTATCTGGACGAGGGCGTGGACTGCTGAAGAGAATAGGCACGGTGACCTTCTCAACAAATATCTTTATCTTTCTGGACGCGTTGACATGAGGCAAATCGAGAAAACCATACAGTATCTGATCGGCTCGGGCATGGTACGACTGCTCCATTTTTTGcactctctcacacacacaaacacgcaCACACATGTATCTTCATTTTCACTTTGTAGTCATCTCTGTGGAAGTTGGAGTTACAATTAAGGagctttataaatttaaaacgtGAAATATACAGTATCTAAGGCTAAAACATTACATATTCTGAAATGGGGGAGTCTTTGTTGTCATTGAATGTGAGTTTGAATCTGAACATTTGGCGTGTCTAACCGACTTTCAGTCTAACCCGTTAGATGGTCTCACACATGTTTTCGTATTCTGAACTATTTTCGTCTCGTTTGTAACTTGCAGGATCCGGGCACGGACAAGAATCCGTACCTCGGATTCATCTACACCTCGTTCCAGGAGAGGGCGACCTTCGTCTCTCACGGAAACACGGCTCGGCTCGCCAAGGAACACGGCGACCTGAAGCTGGCCCAAATCTGTGGCATCATTGCCGCAGACGAGAAGCGCCACGAGACAGCCTACACCAAGATCGTCGAGAAGCTGTTCGAGGTCGACCCCGACGGCACGGTGCTTGCGCTCGCGGACATGATGAGGAAGAAGATATCAATGCCGGCTCACTTGATGTACGACGGCGCGGACGACAACCTCTTCGAGCACTTCTCCTCTGTAGCGCAGCGGCTTGGAGTCTACACCGCCAAGGACTACGCCGACATCTTGGAGTTCCTAGTCGCGAGGTGGGAGGTGGAGAAGATGACGGGGCTCTCCGGCGAGGGACGCAAGGCTCAAGATTACGTGTGCGGCTTGCCGCCTCGGATTCGGAAGCTGGAAGAGAGGGCGCAAGCACGGGCGAAGCAGGCGGCGCCGGTGCCATTCAGCTGGATTCATGGCAGAGAAGTGATGCTTTGAACAGTGCTTCGAAGCTAGGCCGTTGTCGGCCGGCGTTTTTTCTGTTTCTTCTCCGCCGTGAttgaaaatcagaaaaaaaaaaaaaaaaagtctataCAATGTTGGTTTGGAGTATTTTTTGTTTGATGAAGTTAAAACGCTTATATTTTGGCTATCTACGCAGAAAAGACTATTATCTTATATACCCTTTTTCTATTAGCTTCACATGTCTTTTGCAATTTGCTATATTAATTAAGATGATAAATTCTAAATTGAAATCCCATATTAAGTTAATCGTTGTAAATGATACTAATATAATATTGATGAAGTTTTTAACAggattttttttacaattagtttatatatagattatagatatgtaaatttaaactaacaaaaaaataaataataatcagattttcaaataattaattgaatatcaAATAATAATCACCGGCGTTACAGCGATCACACTCCATCGCCAACAATTTCCACACAAATAAATACAtacaaacataaaaataaataaaacaaattccTTCCCCAAAATACCCTCAAAACAAAAACACACAAATTTCCCCCCAAATCACCGGCGCATTTTAGACCTGGAACGGCCATGGCCAGCTCTTCAAATCCTCATCATCCTGCACCTTCCCGCTCCTCCCCACGGCGTAACCGCCATTGATGCCCTTCCTCTCCACATAGGCGTAATAGTTGAGGAAAAACGCGAGCGTGAGCACCACCCACTCCAGGCAGAAGATCAGGACGCACAGGCCGCCGGCGAGCTTGAGTATGACGACGCCGTCCTCCTCCCTGACGTAGGACTTGAGGTGGCCGAGGAAGTCGGAGGGGCGGGTGAAGATGAGCACGGAGGCGGAGCCCTGGAAGATGGCCGTGAGGACGGTTGCGACCATGTGCGCGCCGTAGAACTTGCCGGCGGAGGAGGGGgcgcgggcggcggcggcgcagcCGGAGACGGCGCCGGCGATGGTGATGACGTGGAGGAGGATGAAGAGGAAGCCGATGAGGGAGGGGAAGAGGCGGAGGGAGAGGGTGAGGAAGATGCAACTGGAGGCGCCGCCGAGGAGGATGTAGTTGCTCAGGAGGAACACCTTGTGCGTGTGCGGGTGGGAGCAGTCGCCGGAGGTGTCGATTGATAATCCGCCCATTTCTGATTGATTGAGATTGTTTTTaagagagggagaagagagagttctagagagagagagagagagagagagatctgatGGGGATGTGAGAGGGAGGAGGAGACGTATATATACAGATAGATACACACAGAGTGAGGATTTCAGGTGCAACGGGAATATGACCGTTGATGGaagaagaaaattgaaaaagagTGAAGGGTGCAACGGATAGTCTTTATACagctttcattttaattttcattttatttattttgcttgTTCATTTTTTTGActtgtttgttttattttgttttgttttttcttcatttttcatttttttttggtttctAGATACGTGATATTgtcctctcaaaaaaaaaaaaaaaacacgatattgcaaaaataaataaatccttacaatttttattgttatttacaAAAATCGTTATTTGATTTAGGATGTCTCTTAAACAAAATATACTTTGGACTTGGATTTTGGAGTGATTTTTCAATTCgacatttataattattaaaattatagtCTTTACTTATGTTTAGGGATGTAAACAAATCAAATCACTCGTGAGTGATTTGCAATTCAACTCGGAAAAAAACCCATTTTGTGaactttattaaataaataaattaagcttgagcttaataattagtaataatAGTATTAAAATCTAAATAACTCCATTTTATATGAGAGAAAACAAGTATGTTATTGTGAATgaagtaatttatttttaaaataaaataattaatatttttatcataaatataaatttagaatgtTTGTTAAGCCCgtaaatcttgaaaattttgataaataaagtTTGAGATTCgacttaataataaataaattaaacttgaGCACAATAATATTTAGCTCGGTTTAATTTGATTGCACCCCTACTTCTATGTCT comes from Salvia miltiorrhiza cultivar Shanhuang (shh) chromosome 3, IMPLAD_Smil_shh, whole genome shotgun sequence and encodes:
- the LOC131016896 gene encoding chromatin assembly factor 1 subunit FAS1 isoform X3 — translated: MAEVEPMKIDVAEEMKPKSDGSDQKKRPQKRKRLEPCSYKVSPGEKQAKIEALRNEINSLVKFCRDLALGSREVLSEYVEKVGFSSVSLSCVIACLMEESDLPLSTLVDEIFERVKGRTGNGENLTRASVKSSVLMIGQRLCYGVASADADILEDKAEHALWFWETRDLKLIPKSERVSVKVRRTCRRKIQERITAVIAMISALEKSEDNPSYMQDLAKASEKIGKVLNEADIRLLMENMSQKNAAEMAEKDVKKGEKMLIKQMEKNKQEMEKAKKKRERELQKEMLQNEKEQKRLREEAEKEERRREKEESDMQKQLRRQQEEAEKDQKRKAKEEAELKKQLALQKQASLMEQFFKRKKSTTSQNDSSSNKASTSAPSPALVERESETVTANMDSVLVGNAGIEAEAIWKSHLNSWRCIGNSIRSKKVHWGIRQKPKTELVKELKLTTNAEIPSDEVQVEEKNVEGLIDSNIDGRQSQTSTDRPLSQCQNRKRSRQLLQFDKSHRPAFYGVWPRKSQAIKGRCPLVKDPDIDYEIDSDEEWEEEEPGESLSDCEKDEEDETMEEQQKVDDEDESEDGFFVPDGYLSESEGVQVDEMESDELVEVVSNQPDTKEQVQSEEFCSLLRQQKYLNNMTEHALRKNQPLIILNLMHEKTTLSPAEELSGSEKVEKMCLQALCIRLLPDFPATEISIHNNEVDDDLEALSNKSNSTPPPTAAAAIPDSDLPQIISIINSCPHGIAKISDSLQNTFPAFSKSQLRSKVREISEFSENRWQVKKEIMSKFGLSVSPGIMALKLCIAPSKMPSFPGFQLRSHRVSMASTIHSPSVDAGKAKKPFSTPREVRVQVTHPLPPEKREIFNSLQDWAEENILVLLKPVEKCWQPNDFLPDPSSEGFEEQVRELRKRTKELPDDYFVVLVGDMITEEALPTYQTMLNTLDAVRDETGASLTPWAIWTRAWTAEENRHGDLLNKYLYLSGRVDMRQIEKTIQYLIGSGMDPGTDKNPYLGFIYTSFQERATFVSHGNTARLAKEHGDLKLAQICGIIAADEKRHETAYTKIVEKLFEVDPDGTVLALADMMRKKISMPAHLMYDGADDNLFEHFSSVAQRLGVYTAKDYADILEFLVARWEVEKMTGLSGEGRKAQDYVCGLPPRIRKLEERAQARAKQAAPVPFSWIHGREVML
- the LOC131016896 gene encoding stearoyl-[acyl-carrier-protein] 9-desaturase, chloroplastic isoform X1; this translates as MALKLCIAPSKMPSFPGFQLRSHRVSMASTIHSPSVDAGKAKKPFSTPREVRVQVTHPLPPEKREIFNSLQDWAEENILVLLKPVEKCWQPNDFLPDPSSEGFEEQVRELRKRTKELPDDYFVVLVGDMITEEALPTYQTMLNTLDAVRDETGASLTPWAIWTRAWTAEENRHGDLLNKYLYLSGRVDMRQIEKTIQYLIGSGMDPGTDKNPYLGFIYTSFQERATFVSHGNTARLAKEHGDLKLAQICGIIAADEKRHETAYTKIVEKLFEVDPDGTVLALADMMRKKISMPAHLMYDGADDNLFEHFSSVAQRLGVYTAKDYADILEFLVARWEVEKMTGLSGEGRKAQDYVCGLPPRIRKLEERAQARAKQAAPVPFSWIHGREVML
- the LOC131016896 gene encoding stearoyl-[acyl-carrier-protein] 9-desaturase, chloroplastic isoform X2, producing MALKLCIAPSKMPSFPGFQLRSHRVSMASTIHSPDAGKAKKPFSTPREVRVQVTHPLPPEKREIFNSLQDWAEENILVLLKPVEKCWQPNDFLPDPSSEGFEEQVRELRKRTKELPDDYFVVLVGDMITEEALPTYQTMLNTLDAVRDETGASLTPWAIWTRAWTAEENRHGDLLNKYLYLSGRVDMRQIEKTIQYLIGSGMDPGTDKNPYLGFIYTSFQERATFVSHGNTARLAKEHGDLKLAQICGIIAADEKRHETAYTKIVEKLFEVDPDGTVLALADMMRKKISMPAHLMYDGADDNLFEHFSSVAQRLGVYTAKDYADILEFLVARWEVEKMTGLSGEGRKAQDYVCGLPPRIRKLEERAQARAKQAAPVPFSWIHGREVML
- the LOC131016958 gene encoding uncharacterized protein LOC131016958, whose protein sequence is MGGLSIDTSGDCSHPHTHKVFLLSNYILLGGASSCIFLTLSLRLFPSLIGFLFILLHVITIAGAVSGCAAAARAPSSAGKFYGAHMVATVLTAIFQGSASVLIFTRPSDFLGHLKSYVREEDGVVILKLAGGLCVLIFCLEWVVLTLAFFLNYYAYVERKGINGGYAVGRSGKVQDDEDLKSWPWPFQV